TTTCACCTCTTGGCCTTCACGGACATAGATTTTTTCCACTTTTCCCGTCGCGATAGCATCGATTTTGACTGTTTCTCCTTGGGGTTCCAGTTTTCCTGGTCCGACACCCGTTTCATCGACTTTTGAGAATATCGCCCAGGGGAGAATGATCGAGACGAAAATAATCAGAAAATAGAGTAAACCACGCGTCCAGGGTAGGGGTAAAGTATCGATCAATTCCTTGGTCTGGAAAGACCAGTTATCGCGCTCTCTGTCTAGATTGGTGGTCATAGTTATTCACTCAATTGATTAGAGTTCAAATTACGGTAAATACCGGGACGGGCCATTAATTCTTCGTGGGTTCCACTATCGAGTAATACCCCTCGATCGAGAACGAGAATACAATCTGCGTTCCGCACCGTAGAGAGGCGATGGGCGATAATCACCATCGTGCGATTCTGCCGAATTTTCTGGAGATTTGTTTGAATAATCCGTTCCGATTCGGTATCGAGGTGGGAAGTGGCTTCATCGAGGATTAATAACCGCGGCTCTCCCATCAACGATCGAGCGATGGCGATTCGTTGTCTCTGTCCCCCGGAAAGTAGCCCTCCACCCTCGCCGATTTGAGTTTCGTACCCCATGGGCAGTGATTGAATAAACTCATGAATTCCCGCTAATTTCGCCGCTTCGATCACATTTTCTAGGGGGTGATCGGGATGACCTAAACTGATATTTTCCCGAATCGTGGAACCGAAGAGAAAAGTATCCTGATCGACGACTCCCACCTGTTGCCGGAGGGAACTGAGGGCGATCGTACTCAGATCGTAACCGTCGATCGATATCTTCCCATCGGTGGGGGGATAGAGGCCGATCAGTAATTTCGAGATCGTGGTTTTTCCCGAACCGCTCCGACCGACGATGGCAACGGTTTGACCGGGTAAAATTTCAAAACTGAGGTTTTCTAAAACATTCTGATCGCTGTCGGTGTGGTAGCGAAAGGTGACATTCTCAAAGCGAATATGTCCCTGTAATTCCGGGAGAAATTGACGGGAAAGTTCCTCTAAATTCTCCTCCGGCTTTGCGTCTAGTACATCGTTAATGCGCTCGACGGCGATATTGACTTCTTGAAATTGCGTCCAGAGAACGGTTAAGCGTTGAAAAGGCGCGATGATCTGGGCAAAAAGCATATTAAAGGCGATCAATTGTCCGATCGATAATTGATTTTGAATCACTAGATAGGCACCGAAACAGAGTAACCCCGTCGTCGCTAAAGATTCGATCAGATTACTGAATATCTGGAGATTATTGCCAATGATCTGCCCAGAGAAATTTTTCTTGACCTCCACCGAGAAAAGGTCTTCCCAGTGCCAACGGGTCGATCGCTCTGTGGCAGTAGATTTGACGGTACGAATACCGGTTAAAATCTCGATCAGGTAACTGCTTTCCTTAGCGATCGCCTGAAAAATATCCCGGGATATTCGCTGCAGAAAAGGGGTAGAAATTAACGCCAGCAGAAGGAACGGTGGCACGATCGCTAAACTGATGAGGGCTAATTGCCAGCTATAGCGGAACATCACCGCCACATACACGAAAACCGTTAATAAGTCAAGTAAAATCGAGAGAGCTTCCCCAGAGAGAAAACGCTGAATCTTGCGATTTTCCCCGACGCGGGAAATAATATCGCCCACATAGCGGGACTCGAAATAACCGAGGGGAAGGCTGAGGGTATGGCGGATAAAACCGGTGATTAATGCCGTATCGATGCGATTAGCGGTGTGATCGAGGAGATAGGCGCGTAAACCAGTAATTGCCACCCGAAAAACCCCGAAAATTAGCGCACCGATCCCCATCGCCCAAAGGGTAGTTAAGGACCCCTGCACGATTACCCGATCGAGGATTAACTGGGTGAAAATCGGCGTAATTAAGCCGAATATCTGGATAAAAAGCGAGGCGACGAAAATTTCCAGCAGTACGAACCAATGGGGTTCCAGTAAGCGATAAAACTGCCAGAGAGAGGTTTTATCCTCTTTCGTGTCCCGGAATTTCTGGTTCGGTTGGAGCAGCAGGGTGAATCCCGTCCATTTACTGGCGAATTCGGCACGACTTAGGGTTAATTGCCCGATCGCTGGATCGCCAATAATCACCTGTTTGGCGGTAATTTTCCAGATCACAACGAAGTGTTTGCCTTCCCAGTGAGCGGTCGCAACGCGCTCGCTACGCGAGACCGCCGGTAGGGGCTGTTTCCCTAATCCCTCTAGAGTCGCTTTTACCGGACGGGTGGAGAGGCCGATATTTTCCGCCGCGGTGATCAGTCCCGACAGGGTTGCCCCGTCGCGGTTGACGTTGGCCATTTCCCGCAAACGGTTGACGCTGATTCTTTTGCCCCAATAACGGGCGATCATGACTAAACCGGCCGCCCCGCAATCGGAGGCGGACTGTTGCTCGAAGAAGGGATAACGGCGGAGGGATTGCCCGATCCAGTGACCTAACCGCTGCGCTGGAGAGGGAAAATAGGCTCGATCGCTTTTTTTGTCCGTTTCTTCTGTCTTCGTCCCAAGAAGTTGATCAATTTCCCGCGCCCGTTGTAGTAATGTTTTTTTCAGGGCGGGGTGTTTTTTCAGGATCGGCTTCAGGGCGGACTCGGGGATAAGAAGTAGTTCCGCCTTTGCGGAGACTCGAACCGAGTAGGGTGGTCTCTGAGCTACGCCGAAGAGCAGAAAACCCGATCGGGGAAAGAGGGAGAATTCCCCGAAAAATTCGCCGGTTTTGAGCGCAATCATCTCTTTTTGCTGCGAGTTCGCTATCCGAACTTTGCCGCCAACGACTAGGTATAATCCGGGCTGTAGGGGCAGTGTACCTGCTTCGGGAGAGAGGGTGATCGCCGTTTTCTGGAGACTCCGCCACTGGGTTTCGGACAGGAATTCCGGCCAGGGATTGACGAGGCTGTGAGTATCGAGCATAGTTGTTTTAAGCTTTGGCTGAAGGAGAAAGATCGACGATGCGGAGCGGCTGTAGCTGTTTGCGGAGGCGATTGATGTGGGTGGGGGTGAGTGCAACCCCGAATTCTTTCTCTAGATGCCGCGCTAACCAAACTCCCGACCATCGCTTAAAGGAATAGCCGAAATCCCGGGGGGATTTACTAATCAGTTCCTTCAGGCGATCGAGGTAAGGTTGATCAACTTTTGAAGGGCGACCGCGGCGGTATTTTTGCCAGCGATCGATCTTGCCACTCTCGGCGATCAGTATCCATTTACTAGCGGTGGCGGCAGTACAATCGAGAAGCTTACGGATCTCGTTCTGGGATTTGCCCTCGTCAGCGAAAAGAATGATTTGAATCCGTTTGCGATCAACATCAGAGATATTCGGTTCTGTTGAGATTTCGAGAAGTTGCTGACGTTGGGATGAGGATAGATATTTACCGGTGCTTGATGACATTGACATAGCCTTTGCAACTATAAGTAAAAGCAGACAGCAGCAGGTCGGAGCGTTGAGGCAAGAAAGTTGTACTAAGTTGTACAATGGGCTGAATTCCCCGGGTGACGATCTCTTTCGCTGTCCTTAAATTATTATTTCGGCTGCAAAAGTGAACATTATGAAGTTTATTAAATCCGACATTCCGCAAATCTTCATATACTTTTATATATTTTTACATTCCCCAAGATGTTTTGACGAAAAACCTTCATTGTAGAACCTACTATTGAGAACATTTTCAATAATTGATTTTTTCTGAGAAAAAAAAAATACAATTCTTAACCTTGATAAAAATCCATGATTGTAGCTA
This Microcystis wesenbergii NRERC-220 DNA region includes the following protein-coding sequences:
- a CDS encoding peptidase domain-containing ABC transporter: MLDTHSLVNPWPEFLSETQWRSLQKTAITLSPEAGTLPLQPGLYLVVGGKVRIANSQQKEMIALKTGEFFGEFSLFPRSGFLLFGVAQRPPYSVRVSAKAELLLIPESALKPILKKHPALKKTLLQRAREIDQLLGTKTEETDKKSDRAYFPSPAQRLGHWIGQSLRRYPFFEQQSASDCGAAGLVMIARYWGKRISVNRLREMANVNRDGATLSGLITAAENIGLSTRPVKATLEGLGKQPLPAVSRSERVATAHWEGKHFVVIWKITAKQVIIGDPAIGQLTLSRAEFASKWTGFTLLLQPNQKFRDTKEDKTSLWQFYRLLEPHWFVLLEIFVASLFIQIFGLITPIFTQLILDRVIVQGSLTTLWAMGIGALIFGVFRVAITGLRAYLLDHTANRIDTALITGFIRHTLSLPLGYFESRYVGDIISRVGENRKIQRFLSGEALSILLDLLTVFVYVAVMFRYSWQLALISLAIVPPFLLLALISTPFLQRISRDIFQAIAKESSYLIEILTGIRTVKSTATERSTRWHWEDLFSVEVKKNFSGQIIGNNLQIFSNLIESLATTGLLCFGAYLVIQNQLSIGQLIAFNMLFAQIIAPFQRLTVLWTQFQEVNIAVERINDVLDAKPEENLEELSRQFLPELQGHIRFENVTFRYHTDSDQNVLENLSFEILPGQTVAIVGRSGSGKTTISKLLIGLYPPTDGKISIDGYDLSTIALSSLRQQVGVVDQDTFLFGSTIRENISLGHPDHPLENVIEAAKLAGIHEFIQSLPMGYETQIGEGGGLLSGGQRQRIAIARSLMGEPRLLILDEATSHLDTESERIIQTNLQKIRQNRTMVIIAHRLSTVRNADCILVLDRGVLLDSGTHEELMARPGIYRNLNSNQLSE
- a CDS encoding helix-turn-helix domain-containing protein, with the translated sequence MSSSTGKYLSSSQRQQLLEISTEPNISDVDRKRIQIILFADEGKSQNEIRKLLDCTAATASKWILIAESGKIDRWQKYRRGRPSKVDQPYLDRLKELISKSPRDFGYSFKRWSGVWLARHLEKEFGVALTPTHINRLRKQLQPLRIVDLSPSAKA